Proteins encoded by one window of Hymenobacter sp. J193:
- a CDS encoding glutaminase family protein, with translation MKLLRIFLPLSLGCLSLGANYAEAQKLRPPAYPLITHDPYFSLWLFQDTLSAGPTRHWTGEAQPLEGVVRVDGRSYQLMGQTAAPLRAIIPIAAETPYSARYTFEAPAAGWEQPAFTTGASWKIGPAPFTNNTSQAGTQWTSRDVWVRRSLKLSGARPTGKLVLLLLHDDDAEVYLNGVLLLKQGGANGSYERFALPDAARAALRQGDNLLAMHCANPQGGAHLDAGIYAAGPEPTLLPAARQTSVTLTATQTSYSFEAGPVRLTAQFLSPLLLDKLETLARPVSYLTFRAQSADGKPHKVQVLLAASASLATNTPYQRVATQVGKAATLNWQTVGTTTQAVLGQSGDNHRIDWGQVYLAAPGGAAKVGTGTPQALKAAFTKTGALPSASPTQSSSGTQAQNTALAAVLDMGQVNQPAERHLLLGYDTPYAVQYFGQNLRPWWRRDPAMTMAKALQAAEADYASIRQQCAAFDKKLYADAQVAGGREYADLCQLAYRQAVAAHAIAAGPKGELLLLSKENFSGGFIGTVDVTYPSAPLFLLYNNELAKGLLRFIFDYSESGRWQKDFPAHDLGVYPLANGQKYGEDMPVEEAGNMLILTAAVVKRDGKPDFARAHWATLTKWVEFLKRDGFDPTNQLCTDDFAGHLARNANLSAKAIMGIACYGQLARQVGDEKTATEYTALARDYARRWMQIAEDGNHYALTFDKPAGSWSQKYNLVWDKLLELNIFPQEVAQKELAFYLTQQQRYGLPLDSRKTYTKSDWILWTATLAERDADFQALVHPIWLYANETPSRVPLGDWHETTDARQVGFQARSVVGGYFIKLLQKQFASKP, from the coding sequence ATGAAACTTCTACGAATCTTCTTGCCGCTCAGCCTGGGCTGCCTGAGCTTGGGGGCTAATTACGCCGAAGCTCAGAAGCTCCGCCCCCCGGCTTATCCGCTCATCACCCACGACCCTTACTTCAGCCTCTGGTTGTTTCAGGACACGCTCAGCGCGGGCCCTACCCGGCACTGGACCGGGGAAGCGCAGCCCCTGGAAGGTGTGGTGCGCGTCGATGGCCGCTCGTACCAGCTGATGGGACAGACTGCCGCGCCGCTGCGGGCCATTATCCCTATTGCGGCCGAAACCCCTTATTCGGCCCGCTACACCTTCGAGGCCCCGGCCGCGGGCTGGGAGCAGCCGGCTTTCACTACCGGCGCCAGCTGGAAGATCGGCCCGGCCCCGTTCACCAACAACACCAGCCAGGCCGGCACGCAATGGACCAGCCGCGACGTGTGGGTGCGCCGCAGCCTGAAGCTGAGTGGGGCCCGGCCTACCGGCAAGCTCGTGCTGCTGCTTTTGCACGACGACGACGCGGAAGTGTACCTCAACGGCGTGCTGCTGCTGAAGCAGGGCGGCGCCAACGGCAGCTACGAACGGTTTGCCCTGCCCGATGCGGCCCGCGCGGCCTTGCGCCAGGGCGACAACCTGCTGGCCATGCACTGCGCCAACCCCCAGGGCGGCGCCCATCTCGACGCCGGTATCTACGCGGCGGGACCGGAGCCGACTCTGCTGCCCGCTGCCCGTCAAACCAGCGTTACGCTCACGGCCACCCAGACTTCGTATTCCTTTGAGGCTGGCCCGGTGCGGCTGACGGCCCAGTTTCTCTCGCCCCTGCTGCTGGATAAGCTGGAAACCCTGGCCCGGCCCGTCAGCTACCTCACTTTCCGGGCCCAAAGCGCCGACGGCAAGCCCCATAAGGTGCAGGTGCTGCTGGCGGCTAGTGCTTCGCTGGCTACCAACACGCCCTACCAGCGCGTGGCTACCCAGGTAGGTAAGGCCGCGACGCTGAACTGGCAGACCGTGGGCACCACCACGCAGGCCGTGCTGGGCCAGTCCGGCGACAACCATCGTATCGACTGGGGGCAGGTCTACCTGGCGGCACCCGGCGGCGCAGCGAAAGTCGGAACCGGTACGCCGCAAGCGCTGAAGGCGGCATTTACCAAAACCGGGGCCTTGCCCTCAGCTAGCCCAACTCAATCCTCATCAGGCACTCAGGCGCAGAACACCGCGCTGGCTGCGGTGTTGGATATGGGTCAGGTAAACCAGCCTGCCGAGCGCCACCTGCTGCTGGGTTACGACACGCCCTACGCCGTGCAGTACTTCGGCCAGAACCTGCGCCCGTGGTGGCGGCGCGACCCGGCCATGACCATGGCCAAGGCCCTGCAAGCTGCTGAAGCCGATTATGCCAGCATACGCCAGCAGTGCGCCGCCTTCGATAAGAAACTCTACGCCGATGCCCAGGTGGCCGGCGGCCGGGAGTACGCCGACCTCTGCCAGCTGGCTTACCGGCAAGCCGTGGCGGCTCACGCCATAGCGGCGGGGCCCAAGGGCGAGCTGCTCCTGCTCTCGAAGGAAAACTTCTCGGGCGGCTTCATCGGCACCGTGGACGTGACGTACCCCTCGGCCCCGCTGTTCCTGCTGTACAACAATGAGCTGGCCAAGGGCCTGCTGCGCTTTATCTTCGACTACAGCGAGTCGGGGCGGTGGCAGAAGGATTTTCCGGCCCACGACCTGGGTGTTTACCCCCTGGCCAACGGCCAGAAGTACGGCGAGGACATGCCGGTGGAAGAAGCGGGCAACATGCTCATTCTCACGGCAGCCGTAGTGAAGCGGGACGGCAAGCCTGATTTTGCCCGCGCCCACTGGGCCACGCTCACCAAGTGGGTGGAGTTCCTGAAACGTGACGGCTTTGACCCGACCAACCAACTGTGCACCGACGACTTTGCCGGCCACCTGGCCCGCAACGCCAACCTCTCGGCCAAAGCCATTATGGGCATTGCCTGCTATGGCCAACTGGCGCGGCAGGTGGGCGACGAAAAAACGGCCACCGAGTACACCGCCCTGGCCCGCGACTACGCCCGCCGCTGGATGCAGATAGCCGAGGACGGCAATCATTACGCCCTGACCTTTGATAAGCCCGCCGGCTCCTGGAGCCAGAAGTATAACCTGGTGTGGGACAAGCTGCTGGAGCTGAACATATTCCCCCAGGAGGTAGCACAAAAGGAGCTGGCCTTCTACCTCACCCAGCAGCAGCGCTACGGCCTGCCCCTGGACAGCCGAAAGACCTACACCAAGTCGGACTGGATACTATGGACGGCTACTCTGGCGGAGCGCGACGCAGATTTCCAGGCCCTGGTGCACCCAATCTGGCTGTACGCCAACGAAACTCCGAGCCGCGTCCCGCTCGGCGACTGGCACGAAACCACTGATGCCCGGCAGGTTGGCTTCCAGGCCCGCTCGGTCGTAGGCGGCTATTTCATCAAGCTGCTGCAAAAGCAATTCGCCAGCAAGCCTTAA
- a CDS encoding phosphoheptose isomerase has protein sequence MPSTDSQKQALFEQVAAQLQQQGFRIAQQDQTRPWGGFFVLDESQAQQFADQYFNGLSIDELRISGKLSPKVLLVAPNARLSWQYHHRRAEIWQVVQGPVGVATSDTDEQGEVKCYPTGERVVLRQGERHRLVGLSGWGIVAEIWQHTDPVYPSDEDDIVRVEDDFGR, from the coding sequence ATGCCCTCAACTGATTCCCAAAAGCAGGCCTTATTCGAGCAAGTAGCCGCGCAGCTGCAGCAACAGGGCTTCCGCATTGCCCAGCAGGACCAGACGCGGCCCTGGGGTGGCTTTTTCGTGCTCGATGAAAGCCAGGCCCAGCAATTTGCTGATCAGTACTTCAATGGCTTGTCCATTGACGAGCTACGTATTTCGGGCAAGCTGAGCCCGAAAGTGCTGTTGGTAGCGCCGAATGCCCGCTTGTCGTGGCAGTACCACCACCGCCGGGCCGAAATCTGGCAGGTGGTGCAGGGCCCGGTAGGCGTGGCCACGAGCGACACCGATGAGCAGGGTGAAGTGAAATGCTACCCTACGGGCGAGCGGGTGGTGCTGCGGCAGGGCGAGCGTCACCGTCTGGTAGGACTTAGCGGGTGGGGCATCGTAGCCGAAATCTGGCAGCACACCGACCCAGTCTACCCATCCGATGAAGACGACATTGTGCGCGTTGAAGACGATTTCGGTCGGTAG
- a CDS encoding class I mannose-6-phosphate isomerase, with the protein MRASNYDKYPFVPVAAGADACQTGWSAITSALRAALQALPVATDQPHVLAVECYPGTDLKQLLHELTQALQPAQCLVADDLYYSPAEIDRMVAAPLTDDPVFGRLNGLTVADFFNPQRLQAAQEALATAADQLVVVVGTGATLVCPAPTLVVYADLARWEIQRRQRRGEIANLGSSNFSEKASLKYKRAFFVDWRAADRLKKQVLPRADFLLDTNDPAVPKLISGADLRAGLAAAVRRPFRVVPFFDPGPWGGQWMREVCDLPDGPSNYAWCFDCVPEENSLLLGFGEARVEIPSINLVFAHPRELLGEAVHGRFGTEFPIRFDFLDTMGGGNLSLQVHPLTEYAQDKFGLAYTQDESYYMLAAEPEAVVYLGLKENVDFPALLADLQRAQDDPKAPFPASQYVNAFPARAHDHFLIPAGTVHCSGAGGMVLEISATPYIFTFKLWDWERLGLDGLPRPIHLAHGAANIQPDRTTSWVTQHLVNQVTPLASGPDWREERTGLHEREFIETRRHWFTGTVPHDTHGGVNVLNLVQGIEAIVESPGGEFEPFVVHYAETFIVPAAVGAYTIRPHGPAVGTECATLKAYVRTRP; encoded by the coding sequence ATGCGCGCCTCCAACTATGATAAGTATCCCTTTGTGCCGGTAGCCGCAGGGGCCGATGCTTGCCAGACGGGGTGGTCGGCCATCACCAGTGCGTTGCGGGCCGCACTACAAGCCCTGCCAGTAGCCACCGACCAACCGCACGTGCTAGCCGTGGAATGCTACCCAGGCACCGACCTCAAGCAGCTGCTGCACGAGCTGACGCAGGCCCTGCAGCCGGCCCAATGCCTGGTAGCTGACGACCTGTATTACTCCCCAGCCGAAATCGACCGGATGGTAGCCGCCCCGCTCACCGACGACCCCGTCTTTGGCCGACTTAACGGGCTCACGGTAGCCGATTTCTTCAACCCCCAACGTCTCCAAGCCGCGCAGGAAGCATTGGCCACGGCCGCTGACCAGCTGGTGGTTGTTGTGGGTACCGGGGCCACGCTCGTCTGCCCCGCTCCCACCCTGGTGGTTTACGCCGACCTGGCCCGCTGGGAAATCCAGCGGCGGCAGCGGCGCGGAGAAATTGCCAACCTGGGCAGCAGCAACTTCAGCGAAAAAGCTAGCCTCAAGTACAAGCGCGCATTTTTCGTGGACTGGCGGGCGGCCGACCGGCTCAAAAAGCAGGTGCTGCCCCGCGCCGACTTCCTGCTCGATACCAACGACCCGGCCGTGCCCAAGCTCATCAGCGGAGCCGATTTACGGGCCGGGCTGGCGGCGGCCGTGCGGCGGCCGTTTCGGGTGGTACCGTTCTTCGACCCTGGCCCTTGGGGCGGGCAGTGGATGCGCGAGGTGTGCGACCTGCCCGACGGCCCGTCCAACTACGCCTGGTGCTTTGACTGCGTGCCGGAGGAAAACAGCCTGCTGCTCGGCTTCGGTGAGGCGCGGGTTGAAATTCCGAGCATCAACCTTGTGTTTGCCCATCCGCGCGAGTTGCTGGGCGAGGCCGTGCACGGGCGCTTCGGCACGGAGTTTCCCATCCGCTTCGACTTTCTTGATACCATGGGCGGCGGCAACCTCTCGCTGCAGGTCCACCCGCTCACCGAGTACGCACAGGACAAGTTTGGCCTCGCCTACACCCAGGACGAGAGCTACTACATGCTGGCTGCCGAGCCGGAAGCGGTGGTTTACCTGGGGCTAAAGGAAAACGTTGATTTCCCAGCCTTGCTGGCGGACTTGCAGCGTGCCCAGGACGACCCGAAGGCTCCTTTTCCGGCCAGCCAGTACGTCAACGCGTTTCCGGCCCGAGCCCACGACCACTTCCTGATTCCGGCGGGCACGGTGCACTGCTCCGGGGCGGGCGGCATGGTGCTGGAAATTTCAGCCACCCCCTACATCTTCACTTTCAAGCTCTGGGACTGGGAGCGGCTGGGCCTCGACGGCCTGCCCCGCCCCATCCACCTGGCGCACGGCGCGGCTAACATTCAGCCGGACCGCACCACGAGCTGGGTAACGCAGCATCTCGTCAACCAAGTAACCCCCTTGGCCAGTGGCCCCGACTGGCGTGAGGAACGCACCGGCCTGCACGAGCGAGAGTTCATTGAAACGCGCCGCCACTGGTTTACGGGGACCGTGCCGCATGATACCCACGGCGGCGTGAACGTGCTCAACCTGGTGCAGGGCATTGAAGCCATTGTCGAAAGCCCCGGTGGGGAATTCGAGCCCTTCGTGGTGCACTACGCCGAGACGTTTATTGTGCCGGCGGCCGTGGGCGCTTATACCATCCGGCCCCACGGCCCGGCAGTGGGCACTGAGTGCGCTACCCTGAAAGCCTACGTGCGCACCCGGCCCTAG
- a CDS encoding DeoR/GlpR family DNA-binding transcription regulator: MTDLVTPENPAAARAQIIVEKLLHTGTVAVDELAALFGVSVATVRRDLVELEQRGRLRRTHGGAVPVEPLLYEPFRYDSSFHEQIDRNLAEKRRIGLAAAALIQPGETISLTAGTTTTQVTRSLRPGANVTVVTNTVNVAMELSHRSDVRVFVTGGFLTGGWFSLVGPATAQALSQFYVDKVFIGVNGIDAERGLTSLHPEEAAVIQVMLRQAKRRIVVADHTKLGVVATSLICPTVEVHQLITDTGATEAQLAPFRQLGIEVLLA; this comes from the coding sequence ATGACTGACTTAGTAACGCCCGAAAACCCCGCCGCGGCTCGCGCCCAGATTATCGTCGAAAAGCTGCTGCACACGGGTACCGTGGCCGTGGATGAGCTGGCCGCCCTGTTCGGCGTATCGGTGGCGACGGTGCGCCGCGACTTAGTGGAGCTGGAGCAGCGCGGACGGCTGCGGCGCACCCACGGCGGTGCCGTGCCCGTCGAGCCGCTGCTGTACGAGCCGTTTCGCTACGATTCGAGCTTTCATGAGCAGATAGACCGCAACCTGGCCGAGAAGCGTCGCATCGGCCTTGCCGCCGCTGCCCTCATCCAGCCCGGCGAAACCATTTCCCTGACTGCTGGTACCACCACTACCCAGGTGACGCGCAGCCTGCGGCCAGGCGCCAATGTGACCGTCGTCACCAACACCGTGAACGTGGCCATGGAGCTCAGCCACCGCAGCGACGTGCGGGTGTTTGTGACAGGGGGCTTCCTGACGGGCGGCTGGTTTTCGCTCGTAGGACCCGCCACGGCGCAGGCGCTAAGCCAGTTTTATGTCGATAAGGTATTTATCGGCGTCAACGGCATTGATGCCGAACGGGGCCTGACCTCGCTGCACCCCGAGGAAGCCGCCGTGATTCAGGTGATGCTGCGCCAGGCCAAGCGCCGCATCGTGGTGGCCGACCACACCAAGCTCGGCGTGGTGGCTACCTCCCTTATCTGCCCCACCGTCGAAGTCCACCAGCTCATCACTGACACCGGCGCCACCGAAGCGCAGCTGGCTCCTTTCCGGCAGCTCGGCATTGAGGTGCTGCTGGCCTAA
- a CDS encoding sugar porter family MFS transporter → MPSFRAPGPLFREPAGSPTATALTPGGSPRYVYLIATVAALGGLLFGFDTAIINGALIFLKKDFNLSDAETEWAASSILFGAVIGAALAGWLTDRYGRRRLLFAAAALFTLSALAAAVPRTLTEFVLARLAGGLAIGLASLLVPLYIAEIAPARIRGRLVTLNQLAIVTGILLAYVASYYLADLGLDSWRWMFASAALPSLLFMLTLLLVPESPRWLLGRGREAEALNTLTRLNGPVAAAAEAEEIQAALAAERGEEASLSQPRLRRPLRIAVVLAVLQQITGINTILYYGSIIFTEHSGQSASSAIGANALIGGINFAGTVVALFVIDRIGRKPLLLLASGGMALSLGALVVALQLHASGPWLLGLIMLYVACFAVGLGPGVWVVITEIFPNAVRGRAASLATVALWVACTLISFTFLSLVKAAGLSGAFGLYAVLSALTFAFVWRAVPETKERTLEEIERAWQ, encoded by the coding sequence ATGCCTTCTTTCCGCGCCCCCGGCCCGCTGTTTCGTGAACCTGCTGGCTCGCCTACCGCTACTGCTCTCACCCCAGGCGGCAGCCCGCGCTACGTGTACCTGATTGCGACGGTGGCGGCCTTGGGAGGCCTGCTGTTTGGCTTCGACACGGCCATCATCAACGGGGCTCTGATTTTTCTGAAGAAGGACTTCAACCTCAGTGACGCCGAAACGGAATGGGCGGCCAGCAGCATCCTGTTTGGGGCGGTGATTGGGGCCGCGTTGGCGGGTTGGCTCACGGACCGTTACGGCCGGCGCCGGCTGCTGTTTGCGGCGGCGGCGCTGTTTACCCTCTCGGCGCTGGCGGCCGCAGTGCCGCGCACGCTCACCGAGTTTGTGCTGGCCCGGCTGGCGGGTGGTTTGGCCATCGGCTTGGCCTCGCTGCTGGTGCCGCTCTACATTGCCGAAATTGCCCCGGCCCGCATCCGGGGCCGGCTCGTTACACTCAATCAGCTCGCCATTGTGACGGGCATTCTGCTGGCGTACGTGGCCAGCTACTACCTGGCGGACCTGGGGCTGGACTCGTGGCGCTGGATGTTTGCCTCGGCCGCGCTGCCCTCGCTGCTATTTATGCTGACCTTGCTGCTGGTGCCCGAGAGCCCGCGCTGGCTCCTGGGCCGGGGCCGCGAGGCCGAAGCCCTCAACACCCTCACCCGGCTCAACGGTCCGGTGGCCGCGGCGGCCGAAGCCGAGGAGATTCAGGCCGCGCTGGCCGCCGAGCGCGGCGAGGAAGCCAGCCTTAGCCAGCCGCGCCTGCGCCGGCCGCTGCGCATTGCCGTGGTGCTGGCCGTGCTGCAGCAAATCACCGGCATCAACACCATCCTCTATTACGGCTCCATCATCTTCACCGAGCACAGCGGGCAGAGTGCCTCGTCCGCCATCGGCGCCAACGCCCTGATTGGGGGCATCAACTTCGCCGGTACGGTGGTGGCGCTGTTCGTCATCGACCGGATAGGGCGCAAGCCGCTGCTGCTGCTGGCTTCGGGCGGTATGGCCTTGTCGTTGGGGGCCTTAGTAGTCGCCTTGCAGCTGCACGCCTCAGGGCCCTGGCTGCTGGGCTTGATTATGCTGTACGTGGCCTGCTTTGCTGTGGGGCTGGGGCCGGGCGTGTGGGTGGTCATCACCGAAATCTTCCCCAACGCCGTGCGCGGCCGGGCTGCCTCGCTGGCCACGGTGGCCCTGTGGGTGGCGTGCACGCTCATCTCGTTTACGTTTCTGTCCCTGGTGAAAGCCGCGGGCCTGAGCGGGGCGTTCGGGCTCTACGCAGTGCTATCGGCCCTCACGTTTGCGTTTGTGTGGCGGGCCGTGCCCGAAACCAAGGAGCGCACCCTGGAGGAGATTGAGCGCGCCTGGCAGTAG
- a CDS encoding RNA polymerase sigma factor codes for MPELNAFVWDEFRAGSQRSFEHIFLAYYDSLYGYGMQLAHDQEVVKDCLQSLFHRLWQRRTRLGAVEEIRPYLFKALRNEVTAALTARRRQGELPKASPQEVAVPFTVEDFLNARPLTAEQHAQLLAALTQLSNHQREAVHLRFFEGIAFECITTIMELQPQSVRNLIQQSIRRLRLAWPLLAKLLLRMEAVVMTTKQGKLMNLLISGL; via the coding sequence ATGCCCGAACTAAATGCTTTCGTGTGGGATGAGTTTCGGGCGGGAAGCCAACGGTCCTTCGAGCACATTTTTTTGGCGTACTACGACTCGCTCTACGGCTACGGGATGCAGCTGGCCCATGACCAGGAAGTAGTCAAAGACTGTTTGCAGTCACTGTTCCACCGCCTGTGGCAGCGCCGGACCAGGCTGGGAGCCGTCGAGGAAATACGGCCCTACCTGTTCAAGGCGCTGCGCAACGAGGTGACCGCAGCGCTGACAGCCCGGCGCCGCCAAGGCGAGCTACCCAAGGCCTCTCCCCAGGAGGTTGCCGTGCCGTTTACGGTGGAGGACTTCCTGAATGCCCGGCCGCTTACGGCCGAACAGCACGCCCAGCTGCTGGCGGCCCTGACCCAGCTTAGCAACCACCAGCGGGAGGCCGTCCACCTACGGTTTTTTGAGGGCATTGCCTTCGAGTGCATTACCACGATTATGGAGCTACAACCCCAGTCCGTGCGCAACCTGATCCAGCAGAGCATTAGGCGTCTGCGCCTGGCCTGGCCTCTATTGGCAAAGCTGTTGCTGAGAATGGAGGCAGTGGTCATGACGACCAAACAGGGTAAACTAATGAATCTGTTAATCAGTGGCTTGTAA
- a CDS encoding glycoside hydrolase family 76 protein, translating to MAKKTLVDANGMVWDGINDEGTSNKKYHFSYSQGVFIGAGLELYHATQQTGYLDDANRTASYVLNDSQMSPGGVVGNEGGGDGGLFKGILVRYLSLLAMEPAVSAATRASYVNFLKFNGESLYQRGTNRSQYLFNTSWTSPPGATVDGSTQMSGVMMFEVMADLQARKLL from the coding sequence GTGGCAAAAAAGACGCTGGTAGACGCCAACGGCATGGTCTGGGACGGCATCAACGACGAGGGCACCAGCAACAAGAAGTACCACTTCAGCTACTCCCAGGGCGTTTTCATCGGGGCCGGGCTGGAGCTCTACCACGCCACCCAGCAGACCGGCTACCTCGACGATGCCAACCGCACGGCCAGCTACGTGCTCAACGACAGCCAAATGTCACCGGGTGGGGTCGTCGGGAACGAGGGCGGCGGCGACGGGGGCCTGTTCAAGGGCATACTGGTGCGCTACCTGAGTTTGCTGGCTATGGAGCCCGCCGTAAGCGCCGCCACCCGCGCCAGCTACGTCAACTTCCTCAAGTTCAACGGTGAAAGCCTGTACCAGCGCGGGACCAACCGTTCCCAGTACCTCTTCAATACCAGCTGGACCAGCCCGCCCGGCGCTACCGTGGACGGCTCAACCCAGATGAGCGGCGTGATGATGTTTGAGGTCATGGCCGACCTGCAAGCCCGCAAGCTGCTTTAA
- a CDS encoding GH92 family glycosyl hydrolase, with protein MKNTFTASLLLLAALLDGGLAQAQSASKAAPKAKAAPATSAVASDVLRYVNPNIGTAHSRWFFYTPAAVPYGMAKLAPSTNGHYGNASGWEAVGYDTRQNSIEGFVHFHEWQVGGVSFMPTTGELRVKPGDLDGPATGYRSRFDRKNQVAEPGYYKVLLDDYNITAELTATKRVGFHRYTFPQSEQAHILLDIGNKQGESSEVTDASIRMLDATHFEGFVSTYPKYVQNYDPAGKVNMYFFGEISRAPASVGAFTAAGVQPNTQTAQGKGAGLVLNYQTAKNEKVELKVGLSYTSTANAKANLQAEAATLSFDQARAQAQATWRRELGKLAVEGPDEASKTKFYTGLFHALLGRGIASDVNGAYPRHAGQVGQLPKPAAGQPKAEFINTDAIWGGYWNLTQLWALSYPEWYGSFVNTQLQVYKDRGWFGDGLANSQYVSGVGTNMVGLAVAAAYQVGIRNYDVNLAYQAVRANELNWRNRAFGSGKMDNKAFVERGYVPFRDEYKEYKGEWFKTDSTGAYFANSHTLEYSYSAFAAAQMAKALNKPADYAQLLKLSNGWKQIYNPQTKLMQPKLADGSFAPKFDPSEPWRGFQEGNALQYTFFVPQNPAGLIDAIGKTRFNSRLDSIFTVSEKNGFGGGKEIDAFAGIKSIYNHGNQPNLHISWLFNFSGQPWLTQKWTRRICDEFYGTEPIHGYGYGQDEDQGQLGSWYVITALGLFDVKGFTDARPIVQLSSPVFRRATIALAGQKKLVIEAPAASKTNCYIQSAQFNGKPLANCWLYRDELMQGGKLVFVMGSQPNKAWGTKVPPPSAQ; from the coding sequence ATGAAAAACACCTTCACCGCCAGCCTTTTGTTGCTGGCAGCCCTACTAGACGGCGGCCTTGCACAAGCCCAGAGTGCCTCCAAAGCCGCGCCAAAAGCCAAAGCGGCACCGGCTACCAGCGCGGTAGCTTCGGACGTGCTTCGCTACGTCAACCCCAACATCGGCACGGCTCATAGCCGCTGGTTTTTCTATACCCCGGCCGCCGTGCCCTATGGTATGGCCAAGCTGGCGCCTTCCACCAACGGGCACTACGGCAACGCCTCGGGCTGGGAAGCCGTGGGCTACGATACTCGCCAGAACTCCATCGAGGGCTTCGTGCATTTCCACGAGTGGCAGGTAGGCGGCGTGAGCTTTATGCCGACCACGGGCGAGCTGCGCGTGAAGCCCGGCGACCTGGATGGGCCGGCCACGGGCTACCGCTCCCGCTTCGACCGGAAAAATCAAGTGGCCGAGCCGGGCTACTACAAGGTGCTGCTCGACGACTACAACATCACGGCTGAGCTCACGGCTACCAAGCGCGTTGGGTTTCACCGCTACACCTTCCCGCAGAGCGAGCAGGCGCACATACTGCTCGACATCGGCAACAAGCAGGGCGAAAGCAGCGAGGTCACCGATGCCAGCATCCGGATGCTCGACGCTACCCACTTCGAGGGCTTCGTGAGTACCTACCCCAAGTACGTACAGAACTACGACCCGGCGGGCAAGGTGAACATGTACTTCTTCGGCGAAATCAGCCGGGCCCCGGCTAGTGTGGGTGCCTTCACAGCAGCCGGGGTGCAGCCCAATACCCAGACGGCCCAGGGCAAAGGCGCCGGGCTGGTGCTGAACTACCAGACGGCCAAAAATGAGAAGGTAGAACTAAAAGTAGGCCTCTCCTATACCTCGACAGCCAACGCCAAGGCCAACCTGCAGGCCGAGGCCGCCACGCTTTCCTTCGACCAGGCCCGCGCCCAGGCCCAGGCCACCTGGCGGCGGGAGCTGGGCAAGCTGGCGGTGGAAGGCCCCGACGAGGCCAGCAAGACCAAGTTCTACACCGGCCTCTTTCACGCCTTGCTCGGGCGGGGCATTGCCAGCGACGTAAACGGCGCCTACCCCCGCCACGCGGGCCAGGTGGGCCAGTTGCCCAAGCCAGCGGCCGGGCAGCCTAAGGCCGAGTTCATCAACACCGACGCCATTTGGGGCGGCTACTGGAACCTGACCCAGCTCTGGGCCCTGAGTTACCCGGAGTGGTACGGCAGCTTTGTGAACACCCAGCTGCAGGTGTACAAGGACCGGGGCTGGTTTGGCGACGGCCTGGCCAACAGCCAGTACGTGTCGGGTGTGGGCACCAACATGGTTGGCCTGGCTGTAGCCGCCGCTTACCAGGTGGGCATCCGCAACTACGACGTTAACCTGGCCTACCAGGCCGTGCGGGCCAACGAGCTGAACTGGCGCAACCGTGCGTTTGGCTCCGGCAAGATGGACAACAAGGCGTTTGTGGAGCGGGGCTACGTGCCCTTCCGCGACGAGTACAAAGAGTACAAGGGCGAGTGGTTCAAAACCGATTCGACGGGCGCGTATTTCGCCAACTCGCACACGCTCGAATACAGCTACAGCGCCTTCGCCGCAGCCCAGATGGCCAAGGCCCTGAACAAGCCGGCCGACTACGCCCAGCTGCTCAAGCTGTCCAACGGCTGGAAGCAGATTTATAACCCGCAAACCAAGCTCATGCAGCCCAAGCTGGCCGACGGCTCGTTTGCCCCAAAGTTTGACCCGTCGGAGCCCTGGCGCGGCTTTCAGGAGGGCAACGCCTTGCAGTACACGTTTTTCGTGCCCCAGAACCCGGCCGGGCTGATTGACGCCATTGGCAAGACGCGGTTCAACAGCCGGCTCGACAGCATCTTTACTGTTTCCGAGAAAAACGGCTTTGGCGGGGGCAAGGAAATCGACGCTTTCGCCGGCATCAAGTCGATTTACAACCACGGCAACCAGCCCAACCTGCACATCAGTTGGTTGTTCAACTTCTCGGGCCAGCCCTGGCTGACGCAGAAGTGGACCCGGCGCATCTGCGACGAATTCTACGGCACCGAGCCCATTCACGGCTATGGCTACGGGCAGGACGAAGACCAGGGCCAGCTCGGTTCCTGGTACGTCATTACGGCCCTGGGCTTGTTCGACGTGAAGGGCTTCACCGATGCCCGACCCATCGTGCAGCTGAGCAGCCCGGTTTTCCGCCGCGCCACCATTGCCCTGGCTGGCCAGAAAAAGTTGGTGATTGAGGCGCCCGCGGCCTCCAAAACCAACTGCTACATCCAGTCGGCCCAGTTCAACGGCAAGCCGCTGGCCAACTGCTGGCTCTACCGCGACGAGCTGATGCAGGGCGGCAAGCTGGTCTTCGTGATGGGCAGCCAGCCCAACAAAGCCTGGGGCACCAAGGTACCGCCGCCCTCGGCCCAGTAG